A region from the Rhodamnia argentea isolate NSW1041297 chromosome 7, ASM2092103v1, whole genome shotgun sequence genome encodes:
- the LOC125315974 gene encoding putative disease resistance protein RGA1: MAESLLFSVAESVLGKIASPALQEAVAIYNVEDQIHELRETLTAIKAVLLDAEEQKAKNHLLQVWLDRLQEVFYDAEDVLDELECEALRKQVISRYGGVKGKVRRFFSPSNPLVLRAKLSHKVKEIRERLSRISTEKVQFGLNVRSADNGGVHTHSRETTYSYVNKSDVVGRDTDKEKIIEMLMKPVDDENLSVIPIVGIGGLGKTTLAKLVYNDDRVKEQFELRRWVHVPKDFNLNTIIEGIIQDATGQSLNNLDTQQLQTRLQDTIKDKKYLLVLDDVWSNDSRRWKELRDLLSVGANGSKIIVTTCNSEVASIMGTHPAHNLKGLSHRDSMALFKRWAFSEDENHPRPELLEIGNDIVKKSQGVPLLVIILGSLLRTKDEERYWAYVRDSETWELAEIEGNFLPVLKLSYDDLPTHLKQCFPILSLFPRGQEIWAHHLARHWIALGLIRPTREKLALEDVAIEYVKDLWKRGLIQEVREQELTLVFKVHDLVHSLATSVAQNYCATVDLDTAEISERVRCVAIATASLEEISNYDGVPPFLRKKTSKRLRAIMFHYQVDEGIKTRKFARMCISNCHHLRFLDLSDSSFEELPSSICNLKQLRSLLLINNKQLKKLPHTICELQSLLQLDVGGCSELGELPKNMNRLVGLRYLYLTTNQKSLQESGIQYLESIHFLGFEACENLQMLFEGTCRLTRLRELEIINCGSLLSVPFGELISLEVLRIQKSPLMSISEKKGGFPSRLRVLSIVNCEQVGELLHSLDESARTLESFCVYDCPSFTAIPEWLPNHTRPREILLIRCPNLWSMPQGIRSLPVLKELRIEHCGELSRRCKPQTGEDWHKIAHIPRIEVDLIDIQWTEV, from the coding sequence GTGCTCGATGAACTCGAGTGCGAAGCCTTAAGGAAGCAGGTGATAAGTCGCTATGGGGGCGTCAAAGGGAAGGTACGCCGCTTCTTTTCCCCCTCTAATCCACTAGTACTCCGTGCAAAACTCAGTCATAAAGTCAAGGAGATTAGGGAGAGATTATCCAGAATTTCCACTGAGAAGGTTCAATTCGGTCTTAATGTGCGAAGTGCTGACAATGGCGGGGTACATACGCACTCCCGAGAGACGACTTACTCGTATGTAAACAAGTCAGATGTCGTCGGAAGAGATActgataaagaaaagataattgagATGTTGATGAAGCCGGTAGATGACGAAAACCTCTCGGTGATTCCCATTGTGGGAATAGGAGGTCTGGGCAAGACGACCCTAGCTAAATTAGTTTACAATGACGATCGTGTGAAAGAGCAATTTGAGTTGCGGCGATGGGTACATGTGCCCAAGGACTTCAATTTGAATACAATTATTGAAGGAATTATTCAAGATGCAACTGGCCAGAGTTTAAATAACCTTGATACTCAGCAGTTGCAAACACGTTTGCAAGACACCATCAAAGACAAGAAATATTTACTTGTCTTGGATGATGTATGGAGCAATGACAGCCGTAGATGGAAAGAATTGAGAGATTTGCTAAGCGTAGGAGCCAATGGAAGTAAGATAATTGTGACAACATGCAATTCAGAAGTAGCTTCTATCATGGGTACCCATCCGGCGCATAATCTAAAAGGTCTTTCTCATAGGGACTCTATGGCCTTATTTAAAAGATGGGCATTTAGCGAAGACGAAAATCATCCTCGTCCAGAACTCCTTGAGATTGGAAATGACATTGTTAAAAAATCACAAGGAGTGCCTCTCCTTGTGATAATTTTGGGGAGTCTGCTTCGCACAAAAGACGAAGAAAGGTATTGGGCATATGTAAGAGACAGCGAAACATGGGAGTTAGCGGAAATAGAAGGGAACTTTCTGCCGGTACTTAAGCTTAGCTATGATGATTTACCAACCCACTTAAAACAATGTTTTCCCATCTTATCACTTTTCCCCAGAGGACAAGAAATCTGGGCCCACCATTTGGCTAGGCATTGGATTGCTTTAGGACTCATTAGGCCGACAAGGGAAAAACTAGCATTGGAAGACGTCGCCATTGAGTACGTCAAAGACCTGTGGAAGAGAGGTTTGATCCAAGAAGTTCGGGAGCAAGAATTGACGTTGGTATTTAAAGTGCACGATCTAGTCCATTCTCTTGCAACAAGTGTGGCACAAAACTATTGCGCTACTGTTGATTTAGATACTGCAGAGATTTCAGAAAGAGTTCGGTGCGTTGCGATCGCTACTGCTTCGTTGGAGGAAATTTCAAACTACGATGGAGTCCCACCTTTTCTGAGAAAGAAGACGTCAAAGAGGCTGCGTGCAATTATGTTTCATTACCAGGTTGATGAGGGAATTAAAACTAGAAAATTTGCCAGAATGTGCATCTCCAACTGTCACCACTTACGGTTTCTCGATTTGTCGGATAGTAGCTTTGAGGAGCTGCCAAGTTCCATATGCAACTTGAAGCAATTGAGATCGTTACTTCTCATCAACAACAAGCAGTTGAAGAAGCTTCCACATACCATTTGTGAGTTGCAGAGTTTGCTACAGTTGGACGTTGGTGGTTGCTCGGAGCTAGGCGAGTTACCCAAAAATATGAATAGGCTCGTCGGTCTTAGATATCTGTATTTAACAACAAACCAAAAGAGTCTGCAAGAAAGTGGAATACAATATCTGGAAAGCATTCATTTTTTGGGATTCGAGGCATGCGAAAATCTCCAAATGTTATTTGAAGGTACTTGCCGATTGACTCGCCTTCGGGAGTTGGAAATTATAAATTGTGGGAGCCTATTGTCAGTGCCTTTTGGGGAATTAATCTCCCTAGAGGTCTTGCGTATTCAGAAATCCCCACTCATGTCGATCTCGGAGAAGAAGGGCGGCTTTCCTTCCCGTCTTCGTGTACTGTCAATAGTAAATTGCGAACAAGTGGGGGAGCTGCTCCATAGTCTCGATGAATCTGCTCGCACTTTGGAATCGTTTTGCGTCTACGATTGCCCGAGCTTCACGGCTATACCCGAGTGGCTGCCCAACCATACACGTCCCAGGGAAATCCTCCTGATCCGATGTCCCAACTTATGGTCCATGCCGCAAGGAATCCGGTCCCTCCCTGTCCTGAAAGAGTTACGCATAGAACATTGCGGTGAACTGAGCAGGAGATGCAAGCCACAAACTGGCGAGGATTGGCACAAAATCGCTCACATTCCTCGAATCGAAGTTGATTTGATTGATATACAATGGACGGAGGTTTAG